The following DNA comes from Zingiber officinale cultivar Zhangliang unplaced genomic scaffold, Zo_v1.1 ctg134, whole genome shotgun sequence.
ggaaaaagaaaaagataacgTAGATGGcttcccttcttcctcttggatGCCCCTCTCGACCTTCACTTCTCCTCTGTGCTCGAAGCCTTCCTCCGGCATCGCTCAGGCCCAGCTCGTCGTTTCCATGGAGGGGCACGACGAAATCCGAGATTGGGAGATCCTTTTTGGGTCCGACTCCGTGGAGGACTCCAAGCCCTTGCGATCATCGTCGGCGGACGAATCCGACGACGGCGCCATCAAATTCGACTACTTCGGGATCGATTCCGGGAAGCGCTACCACAAAGGGGCCGGCTTTGTCGACGACGCCCACGAGGAAGATGCGCAGGTCGATTCAGATAACCCTAGCTGGATTGACCCTGAATCCGATTCTCGATGCGATGATCACGATCGGACCAAGGGAGAGGTGAGTTTTCCCGGAATCCGTTCGGATGAGTCGTTGGTTTGCAGCGAAAAGTGGTGGGCTGATGCAGAGGAGGATGTGAAGGTTGTGGATGCTGAGGGGATTAGGGAGATTCAAGCGATAAGTGCGGTGAACGAGGATCTCGCCCAAGAAGAACCTGATGAAAATGTGAAGATTCATATTTCTTCAGGGGATTCAGAGGGCAAAAGTGTGGGTTTGGACAAGGCTTTGGCTGATggggaagagaagagagggacaGTGTGGTGGAAGTTCCCTTTTCAGCTTCTAAAGCTCTGCGCTTTCAATGTAAAGCCAGTTTGGTCGATCTCTATAGCTGCGGCAGCCATATTGGGGGTGATGATGCTTGGAAAAAGGTTGTACAGGATGAAAGAGAAAACTAGAAGTATTCCACTCGGGATCATCCTAGATGAAAAGGTTGCCTTTTGCTATTTGTTTCCTTGTTCAATTGATCCTTTCTATGTTTATTCTTCAGCAGATTCCCTTGTTAATTGCTTTTGGTTGGTTGTTTGGTTAGTTTGACTGATCTTCTATGTTTATTCTTCAGCAGATTCCCTTGTTGATTGCTTTTGGTTGGTTGTTTGGTTAGTTTGACTGATCTTCATGTAGTTTTGGCTAAAAAAGACTTGCACTTCTGTTCACTACCAGGGCTATCTAGGTGTTTTAATAAGTAAAGACAGGTTTTTGATTGCCTATCCTATCTATTTCATTATTGTCTAAGAACTTGATGTTTTGATTGTATGTGATCCTGGTCTCAAGAAATTGATAGCTTGCATTTTTGGGGTATGTTATCAACTTTTTTTTTACTGGATATGTCTCAGAAAGTAGCTACATTCTTCTTTTTGTTGGCTTATAGGATGGCATATCTGCTTGATAAAATAGGATTAGTGTAACTTGTTACTGAggcttcttttcccttttgtgtACAGAAAGCATCCCAGTGGAAGGTTCATGCCGCTCGTTTGAATGAAGCTTTCTCCGTCATGAGGCGAGCTCCCATCATAAGGCCTTCACTAACTTCCGGTGGATTGACACCGTGGTCTGTGGCCAGCCTGCAGTGAGCTCCGGTTACTACTATCAATACACGAGCGAACGCTGTCGAATGAAACTATGTTGTGTATCGCAAGCGATATTTGTGCTCAAGGTGGTCTCAAATTTCAGATCATTGATCAAGTTATCAGTGTTGTTCTTAAACTATACTCGTGTGTATCTAAAGTAGGATATCTATCTTCCAGATATTTTATGACTGTAACTTTGTTGCACTGCCCCGTGTGTGTTCATTATTCAGAAAGGATTACAATATACTAAATGCTTGATTGCCTTTGTAATTTTAAATATGGCAACATGATTCAAATGATGAACTAGCTCAATTAAGTGAAatagtctctctctctctctcttggtcAGAATCTTGATTCCTTCTCTTTTGCCATGGATCAGTTTGTCATAATCTTGAAAAGGAACAATAATTTGATGAGTCAGATATTTTTGGATGGATGAAAAAAAAACCCTTGGCAAGTATATTAAGTGGCTTGAAAGAAAATTCCTACTACACTGTCAACATTTGCAATTGAGGGAGATAAAAAGAAAAGTGAAATGGAAATAAcatgaaataaaatgaaatacaaAAGGCAGCATTGTGTTCCATGCTCCCCCTAGCACAAACAATATCAACAACTATTCAATTCACAATAACTTGGGACAGTGGGGCTCGAGCACATAGTATAGAGAACCCTTTGTCCAAGTTATATGTACATAGCTAAATCGAAAATATTCTAGAACTCGATTGAAGTTCTTCCGATAGGATGATACATAGAAGAGTGACATTCATAGCCAGATCCTTCCTATAGGATGATACTTCTCCATTAAGTCCTCGCTCAATTTTCATCTGTGGCGATTTTCTGCTTTTTCCATTTGTACGCTGCTTCTAGTAGCTTCATATTAGGCGCTAAAGCTACTTCGTCAGGGAAGATGTAGTCCATGCACTCCTCAAACCTGTATCAGAATCATCACCTTTTGTTAGCTCAATTTCACACACCAGGATTAAAAACCAAACAAAAATGCAAAAGATGAGAGGATGTGCATACCCAGTAGTGGGAGTTCCATCTTCTGATGAAATAGGTCTCTTCCTTTTCACCTTCCTTGGCAATTTATTCTGTAGTATGCTAATGTCCCCGAGACTACCAAAACTGCTCTCCAAGTTCAACCACTCCTCCAAAAGCATTGCTCTTTCCTCCTTTAACTCTGGCACATTCGTTCTGAAGTAGTCAAATGCCCTCTCGAAAACCCCTGTTGAGATGGAAAAATGATGGGTTATTTGAATTGAACAGTTAGATGTTCCCAACTATGCACTTGCAAAAAGGTTTTAATCAAAGAGGGGATTGAATAACagatataagttttcaaattcctAAGGATAAGAAATCACAAACAAGAAAATTGAACTAAATTTACCTCTGCATCGTTCAATTCTCTTCCTTTGTTTCTCTTCAATATCATGGTTCTTCTCCTGAACCTCATTGTCCATAGTTTTGTCTTCTATGCCAGCAGAAGCCTCAAACTTAGCATAACTAAGCCAGACCTTCAAGTGTTTGGTCCGATCAAGTAGTCTATCATAGAGCTGTCTTGTTTTTTCAAATTCTGTGGGTATCTCAAAGTCAATATATGCCTGAGAACAAGGGACAAAGAAGTTATACATGATATAAGTGTCAACACCTTTAAAGGATGCAAAAAAAAAGAACAAGTGTCCTAACACAACTACACAATACAATCAACTTAATCACGTGATAATCACTCATTAAACAAGAAAATTCTCACAGTGCATACCTTCCAGAGCAACTCTGGCATGTCCAGTGCAGGTTGAGCAATTGCAAGCTCAAACAATGCTCGAGCACGCTCTGTTTCATTCAATGTTCTCTCAAACTCAGTGTATTTCAACCATGCGTAGCAGTTTGCAGGGGCCCATTCCAGATATTTCTCATACAGGATTCTGCAGCGATTTACATTGCCTAGATGGAGTTCAATTTCAATGTAGCTCTTAAATATCTGTTAAAtgtataaaaatatttagaataaATGACCACAACAAACACTTTTAAATCTACTATACATTTCCAACTAACATCATACCTTATCGCTCGGCGCCATTCCAATGGCATTTCCTAAGATTTGGCGTGCAGCCTTTAAGTTCCTTTGTCTGATTTCAAATTGGGCAGCCATGAGCCATATCTTTGCAAAGGAAAACTTCTTATGAGGAATTAGCTTCAAACATTCCCTAGATCAAGCACAGAGCACATATAAGAAACTGTATAACATATGACATAAAATGCTATCAAAACACAGTCGTAATGTCATCTATCATAAATATTGCAATAAAACAAGGAAAAGTAATGATTTATCTACTAAGTAATTTTTCATATCATCAAGGATAAAAATACCACATGCAAAACCTGATATGGATGAAATTAAAAGTTCATGAACAGAATTTTGCTAAGAAGATACTAATGCTCTGTTTTCTTGTTACTTGGAAAGAACAAATAAGCGGGCAAAGCAATTAactttagtaaaaagaaaaataataatgacTGGAATTAAGTTCAATTACACTCCATCCTGTTTACTTAGaaaaagtaattaaaaaaaaacctgCCACCATTTACTTGAGAATGGAGGGTAAGTTAGAATAATGGATGGAAATTTATTAGAAGCCATTCCCATATATACTCATAAAAATCGTAAACATGGCTACCACTATCTAAATAACTAATTCTATCTAAAACATTGGCAGTAAGTCTAGTACTATAGTAAATGGTGCAATATGGTTGTACATGATATTATAAACTTCTCCAAGCATAAATCCTACTGAGAGTGCTGTCACATTTAAGAACTACACATTCCATCCTAACAAACTCCATGAGTTACACTACTCAGACATCATTTGTTTCAACCTCTTATATCTGGTTACAAACTGTATTTAAAAAACacccttttaatttttgtttcCACATATGAAGAATACAAAAGAAAGTGTTCTTTGTAGAGGTTGATGCTTACCTGTAAACCTCCCTCGTTCTATCCATGTCTTGCGCATCCAGTTCttcatataatgaatagtttatCCTATGATACAATAAAAGTCATGGATCAAACAACCAAACAAttacaaacaaaaacaaaagttGTAGATATTTATTAGTATTGAAGAATCACATTGTGCCCATTAATAAGCTAAAATGGCTTACCACAAGTAGATATATCTTTTCCAATACCGCTTCTCCTCTGCTGGAGGCACATTGGCTATTGCTCTTTCATACACCTCCCTCACCATATCCTTGTTTCCACCATTCTCCTCCAGCCTTATGTAATCAAACCAGGAGTCATAATTGAAAGGGTTCTTCCTCACCTCGTCATCATACTTTAATCTCATTTGTCTGAGAATAGCATCTTCAATTCCATGCGTGTCTCCATACTGCTTCTCAAAAGTAACATATTCCTTATGAACATCGTCGGCCCTCCCCTTGGGGAGGTGGTCTAGCGCGTAACGGTATATGCAACGAGCTCGTTCCATCTCCTTGCACCAGAGCTCGAAGCCTGCAAAGGCAACGAAGAGCTGCCCTGCTTCCTCGTCTTCAGAAAGAAGATCGACGGCGCGCTCATACACCGCACGGGCACGAGCAATTTCACCGCGCTTGGCCTCGAACTTGGCATACTTGATGAAAGAAGAAGGACGAGGGTGGCAAACAACAAACCGTTCGTAGATAGCACGCGCACGATCGACCTCATTGTAGCGAAGCTCAAAGTTAATGTACGAAAGCCAGCCCTGAGTGTCGGGCTGCCAATCCATCCAGCGTTCAAATATCAGACGTGCACCTGCAACATTGCCAAGGATCTCTTCCATGTGCGCGTACTTGTACCAAAGTTGGTCGACGCGGGGAAGGAGGGCGACGGCGCGGTCCCATATATTGCGAGCATGATTGATACAGCGAATTCGCATCTCGAATGCGGCGGCCTGGAGCCACAGGGTAGGGTTGCGATAGTCGACTTCTAGAACCCGCTCCCAGATGGATCGAGCGCGAGCGATGTCTCCCTGTGACTCTTCCCAGGCGGCATATGCGACCCAAGTACCAGTTTTCCAGCGAGCGCGCCGGATTACATCTTCGAAACCTTTCCTCCTGCGGAGCCGGTAGTCGGCTAGGTCGTCGGAGTCGGTAATGCTCTGCTTCGGCGGCCGGATCTCAGGCTCCTGCCGCTCGCGGGCCTCGCGCAGTATCTGCTCGGCGGTGATCTGGATCGCCGCTGCCGTCTTGTTCTTCACGCGGGTGGAACGCGGCAGCTGGAGGCCTAGGGATCCCGACGCCATCTCGGAGAACCTGCAGAGACTCGGAACCCTACCGTTGGGGGGAAACATGGGCACGGGATTAATATATAGGCACAATAAGTCGATAACGGAAAAAAGGAGAAAATATCGGGAAATTCCTAATTTGATTTGCTTGCTTTTAAgatcaaataattttaataatattttaaaataaaaaatatatatatcatgattttaataattaatttttattttgaagtttttcaaaattatttgtttaataatttttttaaaatagtgattttaaataaattttagaaaaaattgaCACCTCAGATTTGACATAcaattttatttgtttaaaatatattttttatactaaaatgattaaaaaaatagcTTTTATTTAACATATAAGCTTCATAACACCTTGCTAacaatatttagattttaaaaaaaaaatctaaattagcATTcgaaatttctattttattttgtgaaaAATTTGTATATTTTTGCcttgaaattaataataataataaaaaaataggaaCTAATTTAGAATTCACAATTGGGAACAAACTTTTCATACAAGCAAGTGATAAAGATAAGCGACTCCACGGATCATCTGAGATGGTAAATGGTAATATGCTTACCACATGAGGTTACGGGATCGAATCGCAAGATTGTCCGGGCAATCCTCGAATCCTGTGCAACTCATCCCATCACCACTTTCACGCAAGGGACGAacgatttcgccttttgccacaagtgATAAAGATAAGCCCTAACTCCAATCTCTCAACAAAACGCATAGCACGAAATCTAATATAATctgaaattttctttattttatttttcacagTTGAAAAAAAATACATGGAGGATTGCTTTTCAAGGAGACGAATCGTATTGTTTGAGAGAAATCTCTCTAAATCAAGATTGATATTTTCACAATGATATAAATTGTCTAAAAAGTAACTCAAAACTCAAATTCTTTCATTGCTCAAGAGTTTAAAGGAGTAGTTTAATAGGATCAGAAAGACTGAACACACTCTAGCAGTTTCAGAGCTTGTGAAAACTTAGTTACATACAAGAAGGCTTGTGAAAACTTAATTTTGTACAGCAAAACCACAGCATCAACTTGGAGGCTTTGTCGGGGACGGAGAAGAAGGCGGTTTCAGTTCGGggtactacaacaacaacaacaacaacaacaacaacaacaaattaaCCAATCAGATAAAACATAGCTTTAATTGCAAACTGGAAATGAGTAAGGTTAAGAGCATCATGGAAGAAAATAAGAGTGTTTCCTCGAAAGTATATCTTTCAAAGATGCATATCCAAAAGTTTCCTTTCTGATAATGAAATAAAATTACATGAATAATCAAGAATAAACAACAAAAGATATGTCTGCGTGTTGGTTTACAAAAATTGAAAAGAAATGTGGAGTTTCCCATGAATTATAGTAATCTTTTCCATTGTTTTTGGGGGAAGATTAAGTATTattcttataaaataaaatttttgcatCAAGAAAATGGTGAGAGGTTTCTTCTCTACTCTTTTCTTGAAAAAGGAAAACTGAAGACGGAAACTTGGAAATTTTCtctaaaaaaaacagaaaaacaGTTCCTGTTCAGAAACTTACATTTGGGTAGGGTGATAGTGGTTTTGAACCATCATGGATCTTAGTTACAGCAGCATTGTTGGAATTCAAGCCCTCCTGGTTATCCCTAATGAAAGCTTGAGTTGAGCCATTCACCTCTATCTGTGTTCTTGATTCTTTGCGCTTCTTTCTAGGATGAACATGTACAGATGGTGGAAGAAATGTTTCTTGAGTTTCCTGCATAGAATGAAATAGTCACATTCAATATGGGTCTCTTAGTGAAACATACTCAAAAGAGTACATGATCTCTATTATCGACTAAAAGGATAACTTATTGATTATAGCGACGACAAATATAATTTCAGAGGCCAACCTGCCATCCATTCTTTCCTCTGAGTCCACCTTTAATTGCATATGCCTCTTTGAAACCATTCTTGTAAAGTAGCTCCGCCAATTTAAGAGAATCAACATCAAAGCTACCTTACACAAGAAAGTAAGTATTCAACAGAAGGTCGTAATGCAAAATGCACACGGCTAACACAAGGACGATAAGACATGCGAACACAAGGATTTACATGGTAATCATAGGCCAAGGAGAAAACCACATATGAGAAGCAAGACCTTCAGTGATCATACTCTCCACTCTCATTGCTCATAGTTGAACTGGCCCTGGAAGTTCCAACCTAAGGCTTTTTATCTTGGGCATTCTATCATCTTACTGTCTACTATGCCTAACCCCTAAATTTGGATGCTTCAACTGTTTCTGAATTCCAATGGTCTTTCAGCATTTGAATCATGTAAATTTGCTCCATGGATTCTTGTCTCTAAAACTAAAGCTTATACTCAACACCTTTACAATTAAAATGTAAGATATAGAGTGAAAACTCACTTGTCAAGAACACAAATGACAGTGTTCTGAGGATCtgcaaaattttgaagaacctCCTTTACAAAGCCCTCTTCGTTCTCTTCCGAATACTCCACCCAAACCGCACTCTtattcaaaatcttcaaattggGGGAAGCCATATACTTGACACTCCTCGTCTTCCTAACATCCAGCAGCTGGGCATTGGGCAAGTCTCTTAATTTCCGAAAGGCATCGATTGCGCTAATAAATTTGTATTTCTTCAGATACTCCTGCGTCAGAGGTATCACAACAAGCCAAATGACGGTGACGCCGGACACAAAAAATGGATTCCTGTTGAAGAAATCGTCAATGGACACAAGGATCTGCTCGATGTTAATCTTCTGCGAAACCTGATCCGCTTCAGCTGCGAGGGCAGGAAAGGCGAAAGAAATTGAAGAAATTAATGCGAGAGTGGAAGAAGCGACTCGGAGATCGACGAAAGATGTCAGCTTTTTGCTCGAACGAGAAGCAGGTGGAGATGTGAACGGAGGCGAAGTCTTGTGCGTTGAAGCGCGGACGGGGAAGAAAGGTCTGATCTTTAGGGCGGACAGCTGCATGGAGAGGCGGTTTGGAGACGAAGGGGGTGGAATCCGAGCGAAGGATTTGAAATTGGAGGTCGAGATTTGGAGGGGCAGAGCATTGGCGAGAGGGCGAGAGGGAGGAGCGCTGGTTTTTGGGATGAAGCGGTGGTCCGGAAGAGAAGCCATGGGGGACGGGAGACGAGTGTGCGCGCAGAGATAAGAAGAGATGGATTGTCTTGGAAGGCACGTGGCGCATTTAGATTTCATAGATTGAAGTTAGATCCGGCGGCTCCTTCATTGTCGGACTCAGACAGTAAAAGGGCTTGGCTTTAGATTCTGTCTCTCGCATGCTGCTCCTCTATGCCTCTAGTTTGATCAACAATGGCGTTGATTCTGTCCAAAAGTTGAACAATGGCAGTTGAAGAGATGGATATTGGAAATGTGGTATTTCTGTTGACTTTCGATGGACTCCTTCCACTTGTAACATAAGTAACATCAGTGTCGAGTCAGGAAAGGGATCCCGGGCGATgatcctccgacactcaagtcaatctTTGACGAAGCAAGAAGCAAAGAGAACTCTAACGCAATAGTAGAAATCGCGAGAAAAGCATAtttccgccgatgcttggaccaccctttatatagggctcctgcagtgtgtgcacgcttcttaaagcGGGCACGCTATCCCAAGCCTTCTCTGAAGAGATATGTcagtaaagtatccctgacacGGTATCTTaatgggccgagcatatctctgaagtgatagtggaaacttccgccgtacgatcctctgtctaacCATGCCACCTATCACTATCAGCGACACTAGCTCTCAAAAGGATATCAAAGGATACCTTGCTGTATCTGTTGCTTAACCGAACGGAATGGCTGCTCGGCCAGGATTCTGATATCCTTGCGTCTGCTGCCACACCGAGCGGGATAGCTGCTCAACTGAAAGTCCCCTGCCCGAGCGTCGTCCGTTGTTGGGTCTAGCGGGATGGCCGCTTGCCCAGAAGCCCACTGTCACGCCGAGCGGGAGAGCGGCCCGGTTGAAAGTCCTTGGTCCATGTCGTCcgttgctaggccgagcgggatggcTGCTCGACCGGAAGCCCACTCTCGCGCCGAGCGAGAGAGCCGCTCGGTTAAAAGTCCTCAGTCCGTGTTGCCCGTTGCTAGACCGAGCGAGCTGACCGCTCAGCTCGACTTCTACGCATCCCTTGAACGTCGATTTGATTTCTCCGTATCGGAGATGGTGGATCGATGCTTAACTCACGGTCGGAATATGACTCGCTCGACCGGCCTAGACCGTCTATCCTTTGACCCTTCCATCGTGACAAGAGGACGGGGTCCCTTACCATCACCGTATCAGGCGTCAAAGTCTATACTGAACCATACTGAAGATTATGAGATAATTTCTTGTCTTAACACCGAAATATCGAATAACAATCCTTCTTTGTGGAAGGGATATAAATCATATTTCTCTTTGGCaataaaaattcccttattctatGGCATATTGTTCAAGCTACAATATTACAGTCTACTAAATATGACATTAATCGATAAGCTGATATAAACTATGTCAACGCTTTGgagccatggcttggttcataaGAAAGACTTGGTCACATGCTGCTTCCACCTGCCAATCTTCTCACTTCCCTGAGAAGTTGAAGCAATAATCAGATCAGTAGCAAAAAACAAGCATTCGGCATAAaagttcctttttttttcttctttcttttatttgaatttgaagcAGTGTTTAAATCATATCAGGAGgtacatttaaagcataccttgcGTCGCTCGACTGCTATCTCATTATCTTCGATCGCGACACAGCTGAAACCCACAGGGTTCAGCACCTTCTCATAGCTGCAAAACCATAACCTTGTTATGAAAGAAATTATTAAGTGAAACAGGTTATTTACTCGACTATAAGAAGACGGGAAACTTAAAGAGTGCTTCAATGTCAGGAAAAAGATAGTGAAGAAAAGATGCTTACTCATCTACTGTGTTATTATACGGTGGGCCTTCTTTCTG
Coding sequences within:
- the LOC122036193 gene encoding uncharacterized protein LOC122036193, whose translation is MNDRGLSLFSIFVPFFSAEKEKDNVDGFPSSSWMPLSTFTSPLCSKPSSGIAQAQLVVSMEGHDEIRDWEILFGSDSVEDSKPLRSSSADESDDGAIKFDYFGIDSGKRYHKGAGFVDDAHEEDAQVDSDNPSWIDPESDSRCDDHDRTKGEVSFPGIRSDESLVCSEKWWADAEEDVKVVDAEGIREIQAISAVNEDLAQEEPDENVKIHISSGDSEGKSVGLDKALADGEEKRGTVWWKFPFQLLKLCAFNVKPVWSISIAAAAILGVMMLGKRLYRMKEKTRSIPLGIILDEKKASQWKVHAARLNEAFSVMRRAPIIRPSLTSGGLTPWSVASLQ
- the LOC122036203 gene encoding crooked neck-like protein 1; translation: MASGSLGLQLPRSTRVKNKTAAAIQITAEQILREARERQEPEIRPPKQSITDSDDLADYRLRRRKGFEDVIRRARWKTGTWVAYAAWEESQGDIARARSIWERVLEVDYRNPTLWLQAAAFEMRIRCINHARNIWDRAVALLPRVDQLWYKYAHMEEILGNVAGARLIFERWMDWQPDTQGWLSYINFELRYNEVDRARAIYERFVVCHPRPSSFIKYAKFEAKRGEIARARAVYERAVDLLSEDEEAGQLFVAFAGFELWCKEMERARCIYRYALDHLPKGRADDVHKEYVTFEKQYGDTHGIEDAILRQMRLKYDDEVRKNPFNYDSWFDYIRLEENGGNKDMVREVYERAIANVPPAEEKRYWKRYIYLWINYSLYEELDAQDMDRTREVYRECLKLIPHKKFSFAKIWLMAAQFEIRQRNLKAARQILGNAIGMAPSDKIFKSYIEIELHLGNVNRCRILYEKYLEWAPANCYAWLKYTEFERTLNETERARALFELAIAQPALDMPELLWKAYIDFEIPTEFEKTRQLYDRLLDRTKHLKVWLSYAKFEASAGIEDKTMDNEVQEKNHDIEEKQRKRIERCRGVFERAFDYFRTNVPELKEERAMLLEEWLNLESSFGSLGDISILQNKLPRKVKRKRPISSEDGTPTTGFEECMDYIFPDEVALAPNMKLLEAAYKWKKQKIATDEN
- the LOC122036210 gene encoding rhodanese-like domain-containing protein 4A, chloroplastic — translated: MASLPDHRFIPKTSAPPSRPLANALPLQISTSNFKSFARIPPPSSPNRLSMQLSALKIRPFFPVRASTHKTSPPFTSPPASRSSKKLTSFVDLRVASSTLALISSISFAFPALAAEADQVSQKINIEQILVSIDDFFNRNPFFVSGVTVIWLVVIPLTQEYLKKYKFISAIDAFRKLRDLPNAQLLDVRKTRSVKYMASPNLKILNKSAVWVEYSEENEEGFVKEVLQNFADPQNTVICVLDNFDVDSLKLAELLYKNGFKEAYAIKGGLRGKNGWQETQETFLPPSVHVHPRKKRKESRTQIEVNGSTQAFIRDNQEGLNSNNAAVTKIHDGSKPLSPYPNYPELKPPSSPSPTKPPS